In Pecten maximus chromosome 10, xPecMax1.1, whole genome shotgun sequence, one genomic interval encodes:
- the LOC117336184 gene encoding nidogen-2-like — MYCILALVIIGAASALECGPETCAVVGLSLPLNCKGTVIKNGGFCGCYDVCAKQAGESCQARPGLDGRSTYGTCEPGLICVPHGEMVSLGYGRCHIPRTPRFLNTLMSHNTPCEQQRRARLMSMAVWRGQWVPVCDSQGNYVPHQCDNIGQCFCVETHSGKMLTAKSLGAVDCTGRPEAPQEVASTTTPTKAPAVRLLDIKLFLRAGKENSSDVDGGLAGTVGTRM; from the exons ATGTATTGTATTTTAGCATTGGTAATAATAGGCGCGGCGTCCGCCCTGGAATGCGGCCCGGAAACATGTGCCGTTGTCGGCCTGTCTCTCCCGTTAAACTGTAAGGGGACGGTGATTAAGAATGGAGGATTCTGTGGCTGCTACGATGTTTGTGCTAAG CAAGCTGGCGAATCGTGCCAAGCAAGACCGGGACTTGACGGACGTTCGACGTACGGCACGTGCGAGCCAGGCCTAATATGTGTCCCCCACGGCGAGATGGTCAGTCTAGGGTATGGTCGGTGTCACATTCCTCGGACAC CTCGTTTCCTGAATACCCTGATGAGCCACAACACGCCTTGTGAACAACAGAGGAGGGCTCGTCTGATGTCAATGGCGGTTTGGCGGGGACAGTGGGTACCCGTATGTGATTCCCAGGGAAACTACGTCCCTCATCAGTGTGACAATATAG GTCAATGCTTTTGTGTGGAGACTCATAGTGGGAAAATGCTCACTGCCAAGTCTTTAGGAGCTGTGGATTGTACTGGTCGACCGGAAGCCCCACAGGAGGTCGCAAGCACAACGACACCAACTAAGGCACCCGCTG ttcGACTGTTAGATATTAAACTTTTCTTGCGAGCAGGAAAAGAAAATTCGTCTGATGTCGACGGCGGTTTGGCAGGGACAGTGGGTACCCGTATGTGA